The Sulfurimonas sp. HSL-1716 sequence AATGTTACCTACAGAAACTTTTGTTTTAGATAAGTCAAGATATGATGCAGCAAGACTTAGTGATGGAGTTCTTTATCAAGAAATAAAAAACTATATGAATACACTAAATAAAAAGAAAAAAAAGAATGAAGAAGATGCTCTTATTGCTGAAACTGCAATAAAAAATAATTTAGTACTGGTTACTAGTGATCCAGAACTTCGTCAAGCTATGAAAAAATTTAATGGTAAGGTTGCTGAATTTACTGATATTTATCCAAATGAGATTTAATATATTTACATATAAAGGAGATCTATAAAACTAAATCTCCTCCATCCTAAAAACCTCATAAGCCACCTCTTCATAGGGGTGAGTCTCTTTTAAGACCTCCACAGCCTTTTTGATGAGCTCATCTTTACATATCATCTCGACTTTATACTCCTCGACCACTTCGAGCTTGTCGAGCTCACCGATGTGGGGATTTGCACCATTTACGGGCTTGAACTGTCCGTGCCCCAGAGTCTCGAAACTGCAGCACTCGTAGTTCTCGTATCTTCCCGCGCCAATGTCGAAAAGGGCTTGTTTTGTTTTCTCTTTCGCTTCTACGGGGACGAAGTAGGTCAGTTTGTACATGAAAGGCTCCAAGTTCGTTTGGAGCTATTGTAACGAAAAAATCCCTCTTTACAGATACATGAACTGCGAGAGGAAGATCATGATGATGACGAGGGAAAGAGGGAAGATGTGGCTTTTAAATACCCAGGGGTTGATGCCGAAGAACTTCTGATTTATCCCGCGCAGTCCCAGCCACAGACCGAAAAACGCTTTAATGGCGAGCATGATCTGAAAACGGCTCAGTCCGTCGCTGCCGATCTCTCCAAAGATCTGAGAGAACATGTACAGTCCGCTTGCAACCGCGACCATAAGTGCGTAGGGGACCACTTTTCTTACATGGACCATGATGGCTTCTTTTGCTTTTTTCGCTTCCTCTGCGGGAAGGTTAAGAGGCATTTTTGATAAGAAAAGATTGTCGACAAATAAGAAACCGCCGTATATGAAGATGGCGTAAAGATGGATTGTGTGTACGATTGTGTATACGATAAGAGACCCTTTTTTTATTTTTATTATATATTTTTTTATAAAAGGAATCGTTGACACCAATCAAGTCATGTGTTCGTTTGAAGTTTACTTTTATCTAAACTCTATTTGGGTAAAATTTCGCAATTTATTTATACAAGGTCATGAATGAAAAGAGCATTACTAAGTGTCAGTGACAAAAGCAACATCGTCGAATTTGCAAGATCACTGGTATCCAATGGATTTCAGATAATCTCTACGGGCGGAACATACAAGATTTTGGTCGAAAACGGCATCGAAGCGATAGAGATAGACGAAGTAACGAAGTTTCCTGAATGTTTTGAAGGGCGTGTTAAAACACTGAACCCATACGTTCACGGGGGTATCTTACATCGCCGCGACAAACAGTCTCACCTGGATCAGGCAAAAGAGCTCGGTGTTGAGGCGATAGACCTCGTATGTGTGAACCTTTACCCGTTCAAAGCGACTATCGAGAAAACGGATGATTTTGAAGAGATCATCGAAAACATCGACATCGGCGGACCTGCGATGGTAAGAAGTGCTGCAAAGAACTTTGAGGGCGTCATCATCGTAACAGACCCGAGTGACTACTCTGTAGTTCTAGATGCTATAGAAAAAGACACGAACACGGTAGAGTTCAGACGCTCGCTCATGATAAAAGCGTACGAGCATACAGCAGCGTATGATTCTATGATAGCAAACTACATGAACAGCCGTTTCAACGGCGGAATGGGTGAGAAACAGTTCATCGTAGGGAACAAAGTGATGGATACCCGTTACGGTGAGAATCCGCACCAAAAAGGCGCACTTTACGAGTTTGACAAACAGTTCTCTAATAACTTCAAAACGCTCAAAGGCGAAGCAAGCTTTAACAACCTTACAGACATCAACGGCGCCGTAAAGATCGCTGCCGCGTTTGGCGATGACAATGCCGTATGTATCGTAAAACACGGAAACCCTTGCGGTTTTGCCATTAAAGACACTCTTTTAGAGGCGTATACAGAAGCACTGAAATGCGACCCTATCTCTGCTTACGGCGGTGTTGTTGCAGTTAACGGTACGGTAGACAAAGCCTTGGCTGAAAAAATAAACGAAATCTTCATAGAAGTTCTTATCGCAGGGCGTATTACACAAGAAGCTCAAGATGTTTTTGCTGCTAAAAAGAAGATCAAACTCTTTGAGTACGCAAGTGAAAAGCTTGTTCTTGCAAACGATACCTACGACTTCAAACACATCGACGGCGGGTTTGTTTTTCAAGATGCCGACTACGTACGCGAAGACGAAGTGAAAAATGCAAAACTAGTTAGTTCTAAGTCTGCAAGTGAGCAAGAACTGAAAGATATGGAGATCGCTTACAAAGTGGCATCTCTTACAAAATCCAACTGTGTCGTGTATGTAAAAGACTCTGCAATGGTAGCGGTCGGTATGGGTATGACTTCCCGTGTTGATGCAAGCCAGTGTGCACTGAAAAAAGCAAAAGATATGGGTCTTGATGTTACCGGTGCTGCTCTTGCATCCGAAGCGTTTTTCCCGTTCCGTGACAGCATCGACGCTGCTGCGGCAGCGGGTGTAAAAAGCGTGATCGAGCCGGGCGGTTCGATCCGTGACGATGAGGTCATAGCCGCTGCAAACGAGCACGGTATGGCGCTTTATTTCTCTGAGACAAGACACTTCTTACACTAAAAACAACCCCGGCAGACAGGTGAAATATCCTGTCTAGCGGCATAAAAACTCTTCAAAAAAACTTGATTGACATCGACTCAACTATTGTGATATAATCCGACATAAACAATTAATATATATTTTCAGGATTTAAAGATATGAGCAAATCATTATATGAGACATTGGGTATTTCACAAAACGCTACGGAAGCGGATATAAAAAAAGCATACAGAAAACTCGCACGTCAATATCATCCCGACATCAACAAAGATGCGAATGCCGAAGAGAAATTCAAAGAGGTCAATGCGGCTTACGAGATACTGAGCGACAAGAAAAAACGCGCGCAGTACGATCAGTATGGTGATACAATGTTCGGCGGGAAAAATTTCCATGATTTTGCAAGCTCGCAAGGCGGCAACGTTGATCTTGACGAGATACTGCGCAATATGTTCGGCGGCGGCGGTTTTGGCGGCGGCTCTTCGGGCTTTGGCGGATTCGGCGGTTTTGGCGGCGGTTCACGCGGCGGCTTCGGCGGCGGAGGGTTCCATCAAGAACCGAACCTTGACATCGAATCAAACGTGACCATCCCTTTTAGCGTCTCGATCATGGGCGGATCCCACTCCGTCTCGGTTAACGGAGAGAGATTTGATATCAAGATTCCTGCAGGTGTAAAAAGCGGAGAAAAGCTGCGTGTTCGTGGTAAAGGTCACGCACAGGGCGGACGTGCGGGAGATCTCTTCTTAAAGATAAACGTAGCCTCTTCTCCTGAGTATGAAAGAGAGGGAGACAATCTTGTAAAGACGATAGACGTACCGCTTTATGCAGCGCTTTTTGGCGAGAAGATCACGGTAAACACGCTGGAAAAAGAGATAAAACTAAAAGTTCCTCAAAATACCAAGAACGGCCAGCGTTTCCGTGTCAAAGAGATGGGCGTGCTCAACCGCAAAACGAATATAAGAGGAGACCTGTATTTAAAAGCGAATATCGTCCTGCCTCCGGTCGAGAGCCTAAGTAAAGAGCTGATAGACGTTATGAAAGAAAAGTTACCAAAGGAGTAGATTATGCCTCACCATTATGATGAACCGGTATATTTGATAAGTGTCGTCTCCAAGATATTGGAGATTCACCCTCAGACTCTTCGTCAGTATGAAAGAGAAAACCTCATTACTCCTTCCCGTTCGGACGGCAGGATACGCATGTATTCCCAACGCGATATCGACAAGATCAAAATGATCCTGCGTCTTACCCGCGAGCTCGGCGTCAATCTCGCAGGTGTGGATGTGGCTATAAGGCTTAAAGATCAGATAGACTCTATGGAACAGGAGATCGCCGAACTCCGCCATGAGATAGCCCGCCTTAGAAACTCAAGCTCTATTGCTCCGGATAAGTCGCTTGTCACGAAAAAAAGCATCTACGAGATGATAATCTTCGAAAAATAGAAAGACCTACTCTTTTAGTCTCTCTATTTTCGCTCCCACGGCTTCCAATTTTTTCTCCAGATTTTCATATCCGCGGTCAAGATGATAGATACGGTGTATGTTTGTTTCGCCCTCAGCCACCAGTGCGGCCAGTACCAAAGCGCTTGAAGCTCTCAGATCGGTTGCCATGACGTCCGTGCCCGAGAGAGTCGTAGGTCCTTTGATACTTGCCACGTGGCCGTTTAACTTTATATCCGCGCCAAGACGCTGCAGTTCGCTCACATGCATGAAACGGTTTTCAAAAAGACGTTCATCGATGGTGGAAGTTCCTTCTGCCTGAGTTGCAAGAGCTAAGAACTGTGCCTGCATATCCGTCGGAAATCCAGGATATTCCTGAGTGATGATATCGACAGATTTTATCTTCTGGGCGGGATGGATAGTTATCTTGTTCATCTCTTTTGTAAATTTGAATCCCATCTCTTCGAGTTTGGATATGATAGAACCAAGATGATCGATCCTAACCTTGTTGAGTGTGAGTTCAGAGTTTGTGATGGCCGCAGCACAAAGATAGGTACCGCTTTCTATGCGGTCGGGTATGACGCTAAAAGAGCTCATGTCTATAAGCTGTCTGTCGGTTCCCTCTATGGTGATCTGGGATGTTCCGATACCGTCGATGGCAATACCGCTTGCTTTTAGCACTTCGCACAGCTGGGCGACCTCGGGTTCGCGCGCAGCATTTGTGATGGTCGTCTTTCCGCGGGCGAGAGCTGCTGCCATGACTATGTTGGCGGTTCCCGTAACGGTGATTTTGTCAAAAATGATATCGCATCCGACAAGACCTTCGGGTGCTTCGGCTTTGACGTAACCGGCTTCTATGGTGATCTTTGCGCCCATCAGTTCGAGTGCTTTTAAATGCAGGTCGATCGGTCTTTGACCTATGGCGCATCCGCCGGGAAGAGAGACTTCGCAGTGTCCAAAACGCGCCAGCAGCGGACCGAGGACAAGGATGGAAGCCCGCATGGTCTTTACGATGTCGTAAGTCGCTTTTGTATGGTGTACTTCAGAGGTATTTATATCCAGTCTGTTATCTTCAAAAGTGTAAGATGCACCGAGGTTTTGAAGAAGTTTCAAAAGAGTTCTGATATCGACGACGTCGGGCATATTTGTGATCGCAAGATCGCTTTTTGCCAAGATCGTCATCGCTATGAGCGGAAGAGCTGCGTTTTTCGCGCCTGAGATGTCTATCGAGCCGTTTAGTTTGGTGTTGCCTTGAATCTTTAAGTAATCCATATTTATCTTTATCTTTTTAATGATATTATATCTTTTTAAAGTTTGTTTTTGGATAAAAGGAAGTTACGAAGCCATGAGTACCGCACTAGACAGATTAAAAGATATAACATCAAAAATATCGGGTTACGAAGTAGCAAGGAAAGAAAACCTCAAACTCCTAAAGGAGCTGTTCTTATCCCTGCATGTAAACGAAAAAGTAGAAAATTTTTCCGATATTTTTGAGTTTAAAGCGATCAATCTGTCCGGGATCTCGCTCAAAAGCGAAGAGCTCGGAGATATAAAAGAGGGAAAATATCTTCAGATTCTGGCCATCTCTTACGACAAAGAAGCCGTCGTAAAAAGCAAGAACATCTCTCTTGCGTATTTCGGGCGCGTCGAGAACGTCGAAGAAGCCTTAAAAGAGAACATAGTCGAGTTCGTGCTGAGATGGAGATATGAAAAGAGCTTTATGACATTGGAGCATTACCATAACATGCTGGAGAAGTATTCGCGTGCATAGGTTTTGGTTCAGGCTGTGGCTGGAGTGGGCGCTCAGATTCACGTTAGAAAGCGTGTTTCTGGCGTTTTTACTCTCTTTGATCGTCACGGCCGCCATATATATCGGTAAGGGAGCAGCCGCGATCGACAAGGATGTCTTAAAAGCGCTGCTGGATATCTTTAGATTTTGGTTTCTCATCATTTGGAACCTGACTTTATTGATCTCTCTCTTTCGCGGAGTGAAATATTTTTTTAACCGCTGTCATGAAGGCTATGTGCTAAAACTTCTTACCTGCAGGGGCGAAGAGACCATAGAGAAGATAGGCTACGGCGACATCCCCAAGGTTTTTAGAAAATGGATGATGGCCATGATCTGGTCTGTCAGCGCTTTGATGGTACTCTCTTTTATCGTCAGTTATCTTTTTGCAGATTCTCATCAATGGTACAACATCTACGTATTGTATCTTTTCATCCTCATATCGGGGGCGATAACCATCCCTTTGATGGGAAACAGATGTAAGAGGGTCAGGTTGATGAAATGTTGATATATCTGGATGTCGAGACGACGGGATTTGAGCAAAACGACAGGCTATGTGCTCTTGGGATGATACTCTATGAAGGCGATGTGGCATCGACGTATCGGGAGCTTGTAAAACCGCCTAAAAAAGTACGTCCCGAAGCATCGGCACTCAACCATATAACCAATGAGATGCTTAAAGACAAAAAAGATTTTGAGAGTTCTGAAATAAAAGAGATCCTGCACAAGTACAATACCATTGATACCGTGTTTGTAGGACATAATATCGGTTTTCACATAGAGATGCTCAAAAAAGAAGGGTTCGTCTTCAATGCAGCGTTTATAGATACTCTCAAATGCAGCAGAAACCTGATACAAGAATGCGAACGATTCTCTTTGCAGTTTTTGAGATACGAGTTGAGACTTTACAAAGAAGAAGATGCGCTTTTTGATGAACTCGGCATCGAGATACGCCCCGGAGACGTGTTGAGCGATGCGCTGCATACAAGACTTTTGCACAGATATCTAAACGAAACGGCAGACGATGAAAGACTTCAAGAGATAAGTGCCGGTCCCGTTCTTGTCGAGAAACTAAACTTCGGCAAGTACAAGGGCAGGTTTATAGAAGAGATCGTCATGAACGATGCTGATTACCTTGAGTGGGTTTTAAGCAGTATGGAAAGTTTGGACGAGGATACAAGATACTCCATCGAGCATTATATGAAGATGATATAATACGGCGTTGGAATGAAAAGATTTTAATAGGACACATAATGACAATCTCGCAAGACAGTAAAAAGATTCTGCTTTTAATAGCGGTTGCATATCTTTTCAGCGTCGCAGTACGATTTATCTGGATTTATCAGTTTCACGGATATGAACCTTTTATGTACAACGGCCAGTTTATGATAAATACGAACGACGGTTATTATTGGGCCGAAGGTGCAAGGGATCTGCTTTCGGGAGTTCATCAAGAGGGGGACCTTTCTCCGATCCACAGCGCTGCTTCGCAGCTGACGTACTTTTTTGCGAAGATACTGCCTTTTTCTTTTGAAAGCATCATCTTTTACATGCCGGTTTATCTGAGCTCGCTTATAGTGATACCTGTCATACTTATCTCATACAGTTTCAAACGTCTTGACGTCGGATTCGTTGCGGCTCTTCTCTCCTCTATCGCCTGGAGTTACTACAACCGTACGATGGCGGGGTATTATGATACGGATATGCTCAATATTGTGATCCCGATATTTTTGCTTTGGTCCCTGATCTGGGCGATCAGCTCGAATCAGCATAAGTTTCTGCTGATAACGGCACTCGATATCCTGCTGTACAGATGGTGGTATCCGCAGAGTTACTCTTTGGAGTTCGCGTTTTTTGGACTTATATTGTTTTATACGCTGGTATTTGACAGAAAGAACCTTTTTAACTTTAAACTATTGGCGATCATGCTTTTTGCCATGATGATGACCGATACCCTCATCCGTCTGCCTTTGGTAGTCGGTCTGTATTTTTTATTTAAAAATGAAAAGTTTGATAAATATGTCTACTATATCTTTGGTCTTGGAGTCATAGCTGTTTTTGCCACAGGTGGGTTTATGCCTATCTGGGGGCAGCTAAAAGGGTATGTCTTTAGAGAGACCCTCGACAGTTCCACCCAGGGGCTCGGACTTCACTTCTTTACTGTCATGCAGACGGTCCGTGAAGCGGGACATATCTCTTTTACCACCTTTGCCAACAGGATCAGCGGCAATGTTGTCACGCTCGGTCTGTCGGTCATAGGATATGCTTGGTTAAGTTACAGGTATCGTGTCATGCTTTTGGCTCTGCCTTTGATAGGTCTTGGGTTTTTAGCACTCAACAGCGGACTCAGGTTCACCATTTATGCCATTGTTCCTATGGCCTTTGGGATCGCCTTTATCATCTCCGAAGCGGCAGATAGAATGCCGAGTTATTTCCTGCAATATGCGACCATATTTATCGGTTCTGTTCTTGTCCTGCTTCCCAATATCGTACATATAAAAGAGTATAAAGTTCCGACGGTCTTTAATAAAAAAGAGGTTTCTTTGCTTGAGGATCTGAAAAAAAAGACCGGCAGGGAAGATTATGTGGTAAGCTGGTGGGATTACGGATATCCTCTGCGTTATTATAGCGATCTGTTTACCCTCGTAGACGGCGGGAAACACAGCGGAGAGGTCAATTTTCCGGTAAGTTACATCCTAACAAGCCCGCAGGAAGCCGCCGCAAGGATGGCAAGAATGGATGTCGAATACAATGTAAGAGCATTTGCCATATCCCAAGAGAATAAGAAAAAATCAGAAGCGAATCAGACCAAGATATTTTCCAATATAGAGGAGATGACAAAAGCCGGCGGGTTTAACGATACAAACGATTTTTTGAGCGCTTTGCAAAACGGTAAGGTCACGCTGCCTAAAAAGACAAGAGATATCTACTTCTTTTTGCCTTACAGGATGCTTGGTATCTATCCGACGATCACACTGTTTTCGAATCTGGACCTGATGAGCGGAGACAAGTTCAAGCGATCGCTGTTTTTCTTCTCGCCGGCGGTCAATGAAGACGCTCAGTATATTTATCTGCAAAACGGGATTGCAATAGGAAAATCCGATGCCGTCGTAAAAATGGGGAACGAGAGTGTCGGTATAAACCGTTTTATAAAGACCTGGTATGCAAAAGACGGTAAGCTCCAGACCGATACGAAACGATTTAATGTCATGTCGAATCTCAATGTCATATATATGGCAAGTTACGGAGAGTTTCTGATAGTAGACGAAGCCACGTTTAATTCTTTGTATATTCAGCTCTTTGTATTGGAGCATTACGACAAAAATCTTTTTGAGGCCGTCGAGATGACCCCATATGCAAAAATTTATAAATTAAAGATATAACCATGAAAGTAGCCGTAAAATGTGAATCACCGCTCCTTCAAAAAAGTTTGGAACTTTTTTTGGGAAAATATTTAAGTCCGCTCAAAAGCTGTGATGTCGTGATCAGCGACCAAAAACTCGATATCGATAAAAAAAGTATCTACATATCCGATGATGAAAATGCAGATCTCGTAAAGCCTTTTTCAAGATCACAGCTTATTTTGGCTTTGGAAAAACTCATCAAAAGCGACAAAGAAGCAAAGAACATCCTTTCTCTTGTCGAAGATATAGATCAAAAAGAGGAGGCCGGATATAAACACGGTGAACTCGATTTTAGATTTTTACAGGAGCGGATTGAGAAGCTCACCAAAGAGTATCAGGAAAATCTGATAAAAACGATAAGAGCCTTTTATGAAAAATAGTTCCAGTCTCACAAAAAAAATAGTAGCGGGAAAATACAAAGGAAAAATTTTGAAGCTTCCCTCAAAGACGACGACGAGAAGTTCTAAAGGTATAGTCCTGGAGTCTTTTTTCAATACGATACAGTTCGATATTCTCGATGCTGTTTTTGTCGAGGTTTTTTCAGGAAGCGGTTCCATCGGGCTTGAAGCATTGAGCCGCGGAGCAGGCAGGATCATCTTTATGGAAAAGGATAGAGATGCCCTTCGTACGCTTCATGAGAATATCGCTCAGACAGATCCGTCTGCGTGCGAGGTGATAAGCGGGGATAGTTTTATCAATATAAAGACGGTCATATCAAGACTTAAAAATCTAGATACAAGCGCATACATCTACATAGATCCGCCGTTTTCTATAAGAGAGGGAATGGAAGATATCTATGACAAGACGATAGCGCTTATAGCAGGGTTCCCAAAAGAGCTTTGCGAGATGATAATCATAGAGCATATGAGCTCGCTGAAACTGCCTGAGACTATAAGTAAATACAGCAAAATCAAAACGAAAAAATTCGGTAACACCTCTTTGACATACTACAACTGATTATTGGAATAGATTTTGCTACCTTCTTTGCAATACGCAAGGACGGTATATGAAATCTTTTTTAATACTTTTATTTTTATCATTAACACTTCAAGCAACCAAGATAGGGGATATTTCATCCATAGTGGGAGTCCGGGAAAATCAAGTCATCGGTTACTCTTTGGTCGTCGGTCTTCAAAAGACGGGTGACGGTACGACTTCGAAGTTCACTCTTCAATCAATTGCAAATATGCTAAAAGCGATGAACATAGATATGAACCCTGTGGATATAAAATCAAAAAATGTCGCGGCAGTGGTCGTAACCGCAAAGATAGGACCTTTTGCAAAACAGGGAGATAAGCTTGACGTCACCGTTTCATCTATCGGAGATGCAAAGTCGCTGCAAGGCGGTACGCTTTTGATGACACCTTTAAAAGGGGTCGACGGTAAGATATATGCACTTGCACAAGGACCGGTCAGTATAGGCGGAAAAAATGACCGCGGGGCGGGAAGTGCATCTCATCCTACTGCCGGTATCGTCTATTCCGGCGGTATGATAGAACGCGAGATCAATATCGACCTTTACCATCAAAAATATGCAACGCTCTCCTTAAAGGAATCGAACTTTGAAAATGCCGTCGCGGTGCAAAAAGCGATAAATGCGCTTTACCACACGCAAATAGCGGTCGCACTCGACCCCCGTACCATCAAACTTGAACGCCCTACGAATCTTTCGATGACGGAGTTCTTGTCTCAGATAGAAAATATCGATATGAACTATACGCCCGAGAACAAGATCGTCATCAACGAAAGAACGGGAACTATAATTGCTGGAGTTGATATAGAGATAAAACCGGTGATAATCACGCAGGGTGACATAACCATCAAGATCAAACAATCGGATCAGCCACAGACCCCTGCGGGAAGTATGAAGATAGATAACGATCTGGTTATCGGATTAAATGAAAACGAGGTTTATACGAAAAAAGGGACTACAACCGTAGCCAATATCGTAAGATCTCTCCAAAAACTAGGTGCGTCGCCTAAAGCGATCATATCGATACTCGAAGCTATGAAAAGCGCGGGTTCTATCTCGGCAGATCTGGAGGTGATTTAATGAGCTCTTCTATAAATTCCGCTTTTTTACAGCAGGCGATGTTGGCTAAAGATATAAGTTCAACGCCAAAGATAGAAGCGACGACGGATAATAAAAAACTGCGCGAACAGACGGATGCGTTTGAGTCGATCATAATAAAGATGATGATGGATAATGCAATGAAAGATGAGAAAAATCTTTTCTCATCTCAGAAGGATCCTGGAGATAAAATATATAAATCCATGTATCGTGAGGAGTTGAGTAAAGCGAGTGCGGGAAGTTTTGGTTTTTCACAGATGTTATATGACTATCTAAGTCAAAAGTCGGGCAAGATAAACTAAAAAAAATAGTTTATCAGCCGATATAGAGATATAGATCATAAACTAAAATAAATTCTCATTTCGAGAAAAAAGGAATATCGATGATATCTCAATTGAACAGTGCGGGTATCAAAACGGCGTATCAAAACGGCGGCACTGAACCCAAGACGAATGCTAAAAAAACCCAGGAGATGAACAAAGAGGCGGATATGAGCAAAGTAGACCAGCTTAAAGAATCTATTCAATCCGGCGAGTACAAGATCAATTTACAGGCTTTGTCCAAACGCATAGCCGACGAGTTGATGCCAAACTAAAAAACATAGGAGTTTATGATGCTATTACACCATTTAAAAAGTGCTTTAAAAGATCTTGAAGATCTTATAAGCATAACGCAGACTGATATAGAAGATATAAAAGAGGCGAAACAGAGTCCTCAGTTTGATCGCATACCTTTAAAAGATGAAAAGATCAAGAGCTTCGAATCGAAAAAGGCGATGATCGATCATGAAATATCCAAACTCATGAGCGCAAACCCGCAAAAAGATCTCTCTGATCTGCTTAACGACGAGCAGCATAAAGCTCTTGACGAGCTCAAAGAGGGATTGTCGAACTTGAGAGATATAAATCAGAGATATGCGAAAATGGTCCTTACGGTAAGTTCATTCTACAATACGCTGTTGGAGCGTATTGTTC is a genomic window containing:
- a CDS encoding rod-binding protein, producing MSSSINSAFLQQAMLAKDISSTPKIEATTDNKKLREQTDAFESIIIKMMMDNAMKDEKNLFSSQKDPGDKIYKSMYREELSKASAGSFGFSQMLYDYLSQKSGKIN
- a CDS encoding flagellar biosynthesis anti-sigma factor FlgM produces the protein MISQLNSAGIKTAYQNGGTEPKTNAKKTQEMNKEADMSKVDQLKESIQSGEYKINLQALSKRIADELMPN